The Geoanaerobacter pelophilus genome includes a region encoding these proteins:
- the recB gene encoding exodeoxyribonuclease V subunit beta, protein MRELDLFIPLSGGTTVIEAAAGTGKTYSIAALFLRLVVENEVPVDGILVVTFTEAATEELRDRIRERLCRAVEAFSGEPPADEFLAELVRRNHDRLQALQLLALALASFDGAAIHTIHGFCSRVLQEHAFECSALFDTELLADQSHLLREIAEDAWRRRFYEADELFICYSQRNGCSVDSFFTLLKQTVARFDLEILPDVVVVDPALLKVQCLTAFAALQVAWGGARERVVQLLTDGSGVLNQTSYKKTSIQGWADEIDSFLAGSDPLNFPEKLAKFTDASLLAATRKGMATPQDPLFGVCERFLELAMELEDAYRNNLLAIRADLARVAGAELRRKKAQRNLRSYDDLLAALHEALTGSSGQLLKERIRTRFRGGLIDEFQDTDPVQYAIFSGIFAGSGSPLVFIGDPKQAIYSFRGADLHAYLAAVKGQEASNSFTLLRNWRSTPELLNAFNLLFSGDLPFLLPEIAYRGVTAGRYGAGEGLFPGEPPFVVRYYGNHGEKPLAKGKAEQLIATDVAQEVAELLRAGSRGAALIAGKPLVAGDIAVLVRKNHQGRVVQAALGELGIPSVMHGTESLFRCREVLELHRLLVAVVDPGNIACLKGGLVTDILGWSPGALVAMSGDSSQWIDLLERFRAYHDKWLKHGFMVMAMELLSLEGVRPRLLAYRDGERRLTNLLHAIEVLHRAELELELGAEGLIAWLAEHITEAPDSDEYQLRLETDESCVQLVTIHRSKGLEYPVIFCPYAWEGVRRESTPVFHRGDRLFLDIGSDQLEENLRQAKEEQFAEDLRLLYVALTRAKFRCYLTWGRFKHSGSSALAYLLHRPALDEAADPVAVTTKFMAGLDEELEIAALHRLAELSNGSIRVETGGTAVAPVCPVPEPAATLAARPFHGDIDNGWRVTSFTGLTSSKAHGSELPDRDADHARSDESASTAEAAPAGIFAFPRGAQAGTCLHAILERVDFAALSQDGLLALAEEQLLAHGFAPEWTATVAAMVTDTLAAPLTLGSETVTLGRLLPGSWRPELEFMLPLDSLAPATLAAVFRRHGIGGAFPEKLAELGFSEVKGMLRGFIDLVFRVDGRYYLLDWKSNHLGNRRSDYAAGQLSGVMEREFYTLQYHLYSVALHRFLSVKIPGYDYDRQFGGVFYLFLRGIARDAVDTGVFSARPCRELLLELSDLISLYETDKL, encoded by the coding sequence TTGAGAGAGCTGGATCTGTTCATACCCCTCAGCGGGGGGACCACGGTGATCGAGGCAGCGGCCGGCACCGGCAAGACCTACTCTATTGCCGCGCTGTTCCTGCGTCTGGTGGTGGAAAACGAGGTCCCGGTTGATGGTATCCTGGTGGTGACCTTTACCGAGGCCGCTACCGAAGAGCTGCGCGACCGGATCAGGGAGCGGCTCTGCCGGGCAGTGGAGGCCTTTTCCGGGGAGCCGCCGGCCGATGAGTTCCTGGCTGAGCTGGTCCGGAGAAACCATGACCGGCTGCAGGCGCTGCAGTTGTTGGCTCTGGCGCTGGCCTCCTTTGACGGCGCCGCCATCCACACCATCCACGGCTTCTGCAGCAGGGTACTGCAGGAGCATGCCTTTGAATGCTCCGCCCTGTTCGACACCGAGCTGCTGGCCGATCAATCGCACCTGCTTCGGGAGATCGCCGAGGACGCCTGGCGCCGCAGGTTCTATGAGGCCGACGAGCTGTTCATCTGCTATAGCCAGAGAAACGGCTGCTCTGTAGATAGTTTCTTCACGCTGCTCAAGCAGACGGTTGCCCGTTTCGACCTGGAGATCCTTCCGGACGTGGTGGTTGTGGATCCGGCCCTACTCAAAGTGCAATGCCTGACTGCCTTTGCTGCTCTGCAAGTGGCGTGGGGCGGCGCCAGGGAACGGGTGGTGCAGCTGTTGACCGACGGTTCCGGGGTACTGAATCAGACCTCCTACAAGAAAACCAGTATTCAGGGGTGGGCCGATGAGATCGATAGCTTCCTGGCCGGCAGTGACCCGCTGAATTTTCCGGAAAAACTGGCAAAGTTCACTGATGCCTCGTTGCTTGCCGCAACCCGCAAAGGGATGGCCACTCCGCAAGATCCGTTGTTCGGTGTCTGCGAGCGTTTCCTGGAGCTGGCCATGGAGCTTGAGGATGCCTACCGGAACAATCTGCTCGCCATCCGGGCCGATCTCGCCAGGGTGGCTGGGGCAGAACTTCGCCGGAAGAAGGCGCAGCGCAATCTCCGTTCCTATGACGACCTGCTGGCAGCGCTTCATGAAGCGCTTACCGGCAGCTCCGGGCAACTGCTCAAGGAGCGGATCAGGACCCGCTTCAGGGGGGGGCTGATCGATGAGTTCCAGGACACCGACCCGGTACAGTACGCGATCTTTTCCGGGATTTTCGCGGGGAGCGGTTCACCACTGGTCTTTATCGGCGACCCGAAACAGGCGATCTACAGCTTCCGGGGCGCCGACCTGCACGCCTATCTGGCTGCGGTAAAGGGGCAGGAGGCAAGCAATTCGTTCACTCTCCTCAGAAACTGGCGCTCTACCCCGGAACTGCTCAACGCCTTTAACCTGCTGTTCAGCGGGGATTTGCCGTTTCTGCTCCCGGAAATCGCATACCGCGGGGTGACTGCCGGCAGGTATGGCGCTGGCGAAGGGTTGTTCCCCGGCGAGCCGCCGTTTGTAGTGCGCTATTATGGCAATCATGGTGAGAAGCCTCTTGCCAAAGGAAAGGCAGAGCAGCTTATTGCGACCGACGTTGCCCAGGAGGTGGCGGAGCTGCTCCGGGCCGGTAGCCGCGGCGCAGCGCTCATCGCCGGCAAGCCTCTTGTTGCCGGTGATATTGCCGTGCTGGTCAGGAAGAATCACCAGGGGCGAGTTGTCCAGGCTGCGCTCGGGGAGTTGGGTATTCCCAGCGTCATGCACGGCACGGAAAGCCTGTTTCGTTGCCGCGAGGTGCTGGAGCTGCACCGGTTGCTGGTTGCCGTTGTCGATCCTGGCAACATCGCCTGCCTCAAAGGAGGGCTGGTCACCGACATCCTCGGCTGGTCGCCCGGGGCGCTGGTAGCGATGTCCGGCGATTCCTCGCAATGGATCGATCTGCTCGAACGATTCAGGGCCTATCACGATAAATGGCTCAAGCACGGTTTCATGGTGATGGCCATGGAGCTGCTGTCCCTTGAAGGGGTCAGGCCGCGGCTGCTGGCATACCGTGACGGCGAACGCCGTCTGACCAATCTGCTCCATGCCATTGAGGTGCTGCACCGGGCAGAGCTCGAACTGGAGCTTGGGGCGGAAGGTCTGATCGCCTGGCTGGCAGAGCATATAACCGAGGCGCCGGATAGCGACGAATACCAGCTGCGGCTGGAGACGGACGAGAGCTGCGTCCAGCTGGTAACCATTCACCGGAGCAAGGGGCTCGAATACCCGGTGATCTTCTGTCCCTATGCCTGGGAAGGGGTCCGCCGGGAGAGCACCCCGGTTTTCCATCGCGGCGACCGGCTGTTTCTCGATATCGGTTCGGACCAGCTGGAGGAAAACCTGCGGCAGGCCAAGGAAGAACAGTTTGCCGAGGACCTGCGCCTGCTTTATGTTGCCCTGACCAGGGCGAAGTTCCGCTGCTACCTTACCTGGGGAAGATTCAAGCACTCCGGTTCGTCGGCCTTGGCCTATCTGCTCCACCGGCCGGCGCTTGACGAAGCTGCCGACCCGGTGGCTGTTACCACCAAGTTCATGGCCGGGCTGGATGAAGAGCTGGAAATCGCTGCGCTGCATCGCCTGGCAGAGCTTTCCAACGGTTCAATCAGGGTTGAGACCGGTGGCACCGCGGTTGCCCCGGTCTGCCCGGTCCCGGAACCGGCCGCGACGCTGGCGGCTCGCCCTTTCCACGGCGACATTGACAATGGCTGGCGGGTAACGAGCTTCACCGGGCTCACCTCATCAAAAGCCCATGGCAGCGAACTCCCTGACCGGGACGCCGATCACGCCCGCAGCGATGAGTCAGCGTCAACTGCCGAAGCCGCACCGGCCGGTATTTTTGCCTTTCCGCGGGGCGCCCAGGCCGGCACCTGTCTGCATGCCATTCTGGAGCGGGTTGATTTTGCCGCTCTATCACAAGATGGACTGCTGGCTCTGGCGGAAGAGCAACTTTTAGCCCACGGCTTTGCTCCGGAATGGACCGCAACTGTTGCCGCCATGGTAACCGATACGCTGGCAGCGCCGCTGACACTGGGCTCAGAGACGGTCACGCTTGGGCGGCTACTCCCCGGAAGCTGGCGACCGGAGCTGGAGTTCATGCTGCCGCTCGATTCCCTAGCTCCGGCAACGCTGGCTGCTGTCTTCCGGCGGCACGGCATTGGCGGGGCATTTCCGGAAAAACTGGCAGAGCTTGGTTTTTCAGAGGTCAAAGGGATGCTGCGCGGTTTTATCGACCTGGTGTTTAGGGTCGATGGCCGTTACTACCTGCTTGACTGGAAATCCAATCACCTGGGAAATCGTCGCTCCGACTATGCTGCCGGGCAACTGTCCGGGGTGATGGAGCGGGAATTCTATACCCTGCAGTATCATCTCTACAGCGTGGCGTTGCACCGGTTTCTCTCGGTGAAAATACCCGGTTACGACTATGATCGACAGTTCGGTGGGGTGTTCTACCTGTTTCTTCGCGGCATAGCCAGGGATGCGGTCGACACCGGGGTTTTTAGCGCGAGGCCCTGTAGGGAGCTGCTTCTGGAGCTTTCCGACCTTATATCCCTTTATGAGACAGACAAATTATGA
- the recD gene encoding exodeoxyribonuclease V subunit alpha, translating to MTTDRSLIELAALDRVFADFICRLAGRRHPGLWLGAAFASSAAGNGSICAELGSLAGEVATAAATAAGFGEDQASCLLDAAQWGRELAQYDVVTAPGGFAPLVLDAGNRLYLHRYWGYEQALADRLLAMATESRDGIDDKRLRNELAALFPSSPDATEPDWQRLAAFTAVKRSLTVIAGGPGTGKTTTVVKMLALLLALHQGKELRIAMAAPTGKAAARLMEAVARAMESLSLPEAIRLAIPREAYTLHRLLGYLPGSVSFRHTAENPLLFDVVVVDESSMVDLPLMAKLVAAIKPASRLVLLGDRDQLASVEPGAVLGDICHPYRQNRFSPALHDAYAAVSGITLPDYPAGPVPKLCDSIVTLKKSHRFTESSGIAAVSRLVNEGRGAEALELMKSGDFADITWRELPSPDELPSQLSTVAAQGYGDFLLAEDAASCLDRFGRFRILSPVRQGIYGVQQINTIAERALGLKLRGADGQDWYRYRPVLISRNDYQLGLANGDIGITLNAEAGEGVQVWFPALEGNCRRFSPLVLKGCDTVFAMTVHKSQGSEFDALLVLLPPLPGDVLTRELIYTAITRGRKRVELWGRDQSFIEAVSRRVQRSSGLRERLWG from the coding sequence ATGACAACTGACCGGTCCCTCATTGAACTGGCCGCTCTCGACAGGGTGTTTGCCGATTTTATCTGCCGCCTGGCGGGGCGCCGGCACCCCGGACTGTGGCTGGGAGCGGCCTTTGCCTCCAGCGCTGCCGGTAACGGCAGTATCTGCGCAGAACTTGGCTCGCTTGCCGGCGAGGTCGCCACTGCTGCCGCAACAGCGGCAGGGTTTGGCGAAGATCAGGCGAGTTGCCTGCTGGATGCGGCACAATGGGGCCGGGAGCTGGCACAATACGATGTAGTGACTGCGCCTGGGGGCTTTGCCCCGCTGGTGCTCGATGCCGGCAACCGGCTCTATCTCCATCGCTACTGGGGATACGAGCAGGCGCTTGCTGACCGGCTGTTGGCCATGGCAACTGAAAGCCGCGATGGTATTGACGATAAGCGGCTCCGTAACGAGCTGGCAGCGTTGTTCCCCAGCAGTCCGGATGCAACAGAGCCTGACTGGCAGCGTTTGGCAGCATTTACCGCTGTCAAGCGTTCGCTGACGGTGATTGCCGGAGGGCCGGGGACCGGCAAGACCACCACTGTGGTCAAAATGCTGGCTCTCCTGCTGGCGCTGCACCAGGGAAAGGAGCTGCGCATAGCCATGGCCGCTCCGACCGGCAAAGCAGCGGCCCGCCTGATGGAGGCGGTCGCCAGGGCCATGGAGAGTCTGTCGCTGCCAGAGGCAATCCGGCTGGCAATTCCACGGGAAGCTTACACCCTTCACCGGTTGCTGGGGTATCTGCCGGGGTCGGTCTCGTTCCGCCATACTGCCGAGAATCCGCTCCTGTTCGACGTGGTGGTGGTCGATGAGTCGTCGATGGTGGATCTGCCGTTGATGGCCAAGCTGGTTGCCGCAATCAAGCCGGCTAGCCGCCTGGTGCTGCTGGGTGACCGCGACCAGCTGGCTTCGGTGGAGCCGGGCGCGGTGCTGGGTGATATCTGCCACCCGTACCGGCAGAACCGCTTTTCTCCGGCCCTGCATGATGCCTATGCAGCGGTCTCCGGGATAACACTCCCTGATTATCCGGCCGGCCCGGTGCCGAAGCTGTGCGATTCGATTGTGACTCTGAAAAAGAGCCACCGCTTCACCGAGTCCAGCGGCATTGCCGCTGTCAGCAGGCTGGTGAACGAGGGACGGGGAGCTGAGGCGCTGGAGCTGATGAAGTCGGGTGATTTTGCCGATATCACCTGGCGGGAACTGCCGTCTCCCGATGAGCTGCCGTCGCAGCTCAGCACAGTGGCGGCGCAGGGCTATGGCGATTTTCTCCTGGCTGAAGATGCTGCCTCCTGTCTGGACCGGTTCGGAAGGTTCCGGATTCTCTCTCCGGTGCGCCAGGGTATTTACGGCGTGCAGCAGATCAACACCATTGCCGAGCGGGCGCTCGGTCTGAAGCTGCGTGGTGCCGACGGCCAGGATTGGTATCGTTACCGGCCAGTGCTGATCTCGCGTAATGACTACCAGCTGGGGCTTGCCAATGGCGATATCGGCATTACCCTGAACGCTGAAGCAGGGGAGGGGGTGCAGGTGTGGTTCCCGGCGCTGGAGGGGAACTGCCGGCGTTTTTCGCCGCTGGTGCTGAAGGGGTGCGATACCGTGTTTGCCATGACTGTGCACAAGAGCCAGGGATCGGAGTTCGATGCCCTGCTGGTCCTGCTCCCGCCGCTCCCCGGAGATGTCCTGACCCGCGAGCTGATTTACACCGCCATCACCAGAGGGCGGAAACGGGTGGAGCTTTGGGGGAGGGACCAGTCGTTTATCGAGGCAGTGAGCCGCCGGGTACAGCGGAGTTCCGGCCTCAGGGAGCGGCTCTGGGGGTAA
- the recC gene encoding exodeoxyribonuclease V subunit gamma: protein MTGAIRLYTSNRLELLAEQLAGVVAAPLADPFEQEVIAVQSRGMERWLAMQLAGKLGVWSNCRYPFPNTLAWEMFRLAFPTIPEDNPYATEAMTWQLMEIIPRCFATPDFAPLCSYLTEDPLGVKLFQLAGAIADLFDQYTLFRPEMIRAWEWGVSCECCSWQAELWRRLAKGKKSLHRGALLGNFRKLLRSDAHLPGKLPARISVFGIPSLPPYHVEILAALASRCEVNLFLLNPSSKHWFQIVSPLEKVRKVFKNPNQPGLFDLLEVGNPLLASLGGQGRDFFEMLYEGYRLDEGRGGRFAQPDRDGMLHKVQSDILGLVDGTGPREPSLEIVAADRSLQVHSCHSPLREVEVLHDRLLDLFETVPGLVPRDVIVMTPQIDDYAPFIAAVFGGVKDSARRIPYAVADRTLASGGSLVRAFLELFDILDSRFEASRIMDLLENRFVAARFGLDDDGLAAARRWITESGIRWGIDAADRQEEGLPPFAENSWTEGLDRLLLGYAMPGDGTSLFSGILPFSDIEGGEARHLGGVITFAEALFARHRSQRTDCTPTEWAGYLSELLATFFLPDDEVQAEHLFLVSSFDELRKKSGDAGFTGTITLAVVRTWLMERLSTAGVAEGFLTGRVTFCAMLPMRSIPFRVVALLGMNDGLFPRQHRPSGFDLMAAAPKRCDRSIRNEDRYLFLESLLSARDALYISFIGQSGKDNAAMPPSVVVSELLDYAERAFMVAGVPENRQRDAVRERIVVKHRLQPFHKDYFTPTAKRLFSYSAENCAAAGSRLSGGGETAILAGLPLKLPDGDQRQLTIDQLLAFLGNPAGAFLKRAGIRIEGVEPPVEDREPFAANGLDSYKLSAELVTEYLAGRDPVDKIASFLARGVLPPAGPGRAALAALRERAGHFAAVVAPFAALPALEPIEIECVISGCRLTGRLTGINRDGLLRYRCARLKAKDQLSCWVHHLFLNLCAPEGYPRRSLLVASDGHREFPPCANAGEHLATLVELYLKGLCEPLPFFPETSYEVATNPGKSEKLLSIWNGYQSGKIRHKGERERERAFDLFFGALPPEDLFASPGFREIAQAVYQPLFASLAKENR from the coding sequence ATGACCGGGGCCATCCGACTATATACCAGCAACAGGCTGGAACTGCTTGCGGAACAGCTGGCGGGCGTGGTTGCCGCGCCGCTTGCCGACCCGTTCGAGCAGGAGGTGATTGCCGTGCAGAGCCGGGGCATGGAGCGGTGGCTTGCCATGCAGCTGGCAGGAAAGCTCGGCGTCTGGTCCAACTGCCGTTACCCTTTTCCCAATACCCTGGCCTGGGAGATGTTCCGGCTGGCGTTCCCGACAATACCCGAAGATAACCCATATGCCACCGAAGCTATGACCTGGCAGCTGATGGAGATCATTCCGCGCTGCTTTGCAACCCCGGATTTTGCGCCTCTCTGCTCCTATCTCACCGAAGACCCCCTGGGAGTCAAGCTGTTTCAGCTGGCCGGGGCTATAGCCGACCTGTTCGATCAGTACACCCTTTTCCGGCCTGAGATGATCAGGGCTTGGGAGTGGGGTGTTTCCTGCGAGTGCTGCTCCTGGCAGGCCGAGCTGTGGCGCAGGTTGGCCAAGGGGAAGAAATCTCTGCATCGCGGCGCGCTGCTGGGGAATTTTCGCAAATTGCTGCGCAGCGATGCGCACCTGCCGGGTAAACTGCCGGCCAGGATTTCGGTATTCGGCATCCCCTCGCTGCCGCCGTACCATGTGGAGATCCTGGCGGCGCTGGCCAGCCGCTGCGAGGTCAACCTGTTCCTGCTTAATCCGAGCAGCAAGCATTGGTTCCAGATTGTTTCGCCATTGGAAAAGGTACGCAAGGTCTTTAAGAACCCGAACCAGCCCGGTCTCTTCGATCTGCTGGAGGTCGGCAATCCGCTGCTGGCCTCTTTGGGTGGGCAGGGGCGCGATTTCTTCGAGATGCTTTACGAAGGATACCGGCTTGATGAGGGGAGAGGTGGGCGCTTTGCCCAGCCCGACCGGGACGGCATGCTGCACAAGGTGCAAAGCGATATCCTCGGGTTGGTGGACGGCACTGGACCTAGGGAACCATCTCTGGAGATCGTTGCAGCAGACCGTTCGCTTCAGGTGCACTCTTGCCATTCGCCGTTGCGGGAGGTGGAGGTGCTGCACGACCGGCTGCTCGATCTTTTCGAGACCGTGCCGGGGCTTGTCCCCCGCGACGTTATCGTCATGACCCCGCAGATTGACGACTATGCGCCGTTCATTGCCGCAGTTTTCGGTGGAGTAAAGGATTCGGCCAGGAGAATCCCGTACGCCGTTGCTGACCGGACCCTTGCCAGTGGCGGTTCCCTGGTGCGGGCGTTTCTCGAACTGTTCGACATTCTTGACAGCCGGTTCGAGGCCTCCCGGATCATGGACCTCCTGGAAAACCGCTTTGTTGCGGCTCGTTTCGGACTTGACGACGATGGTTTGGCGGCTGCCCGGCGCTGGATAACCGAGAGCGGCATCCGCTGGGGGATCGATGCCGCAGACCGCCAGGAGGAAGGGCTGCCTCCGTTTGCCGAGAACTCCTGGACCGAGGGGCTGGATCGGTTGCTGCTCGGATATGCCATGCCCGGCGACGGCACGTCGCTCTTTAGCGGAATCCTCCCATTTTCGGACATCGAGGGGGGCGAAGCGCGCCATCTCGGCGGAGTGATCACCTTTGCCGAAGCGTTATTCGCCCGGCACCGTTCCCAACGAACAGATTGTACGCCGACTGAATGGGCCGGTTATCTCTCAGAGCTGCTGGCAACGTTTTTTCTCCCAGATGACGAGGTGCAGGCCGAGCATCTGTTCCTGGTCTCATCATTCGACGAGCTCCGCAAAAAGTCCGGCGATGCCGGTTTTACCGGGACTATCACCCTGGCGGTTGTCCGCACCTGGCTGATGGAGCGGCTCTCCACAGCCGGTGTTGCCGAGGGTTTTCTCACCGGCAGGGTTACCTTCTGCGCCATGCTGCCGATGAGGAGCATTCCGTTCCGGGTGGTTGCTCTGCTCGGGATGAACGACGGGCTCTTCCCCCGCCAGCACCGTCCCTCCGGATTCGACCTGATGGCCGCAGCGCCGAAACGTTGCGATCGCTCGATCCGCAACGAGGACCGCTACCTGTTCCTCGAGTCGCTCCTCTCCGCCAGGGATGCCCTGTATATCAGCTTTATCGGCCAGAGCGGCAAGGACAACGCAGCCATGCCCCCGTCCGTTGTGGTCAGCGAGCTGCTGGATTACGCCGAGCGGGCCTTCATGGTTGCCGGGGTACCTGAGAACAGGCAACGGGATGCGGTCCGGGAACGGATTGTCGTCAAACATCGGTTGCAGCCGTTCCATAAGGATTACTTCACCCCAACTGCGAAACGGCTGTTCAGCTACTCGGCTGAAAACTGTGCTGCTGCCGGTTCCCGGCTGTCTGGGGGAGGGGAGACCGCCATCCTTGCCGGTCTGCCGCTTAAGCTGCCGGATGGTGACCAGCGGCAATTGACCATCGACCAGTTACTGGCATTCCTGGGTAACCCGGCTGGTGCTTTTCTCAAGAGGGCCGGAATCCGCATCGAAGGGGTAGAGCCGCCGGTGGAGGACCGGGAGCCGTTTGCTGCCAACGGACTGGACAGCTACAAGCTTTCTGCAGAGCTGGTGACCGAATATCTGGCCGGAAGAGATCCTGTCGATAAAATAGCCAGTTTCCTGGCCAGAGGGGTGCTCCCACCTGCCGGGCCGGGGCGGGCCGCATTGGCGGCGCTCAGGGAGAGGGCCGGTCATTTCGCCGCGGTTGTTGCCCCGTTTGCTGCCCTGCCGGCTCTGGAGCCCATTGAAATAGAGTGCGTCATTTCCGGGTGCCGCCTGACCGGCAGGCTGACCGGCATCAACCGGGACGGGCTGTTGCGCTACCGCTGCGCCAGGCTGAAGGCCAAGGACCAGCTTAGCTGTTGGGTTCACCATCTGTTCCTCAACCTTTGCGCCCCGGAAGGGTATCCGCGCCGGAGCCTGCTGGTGGCCAGTGACGGTCACCGGGAGTTTCCTCCCTGCGCCAATGCAGGGGAGCATCTGGCAACGCTGGTCGAGCTTTACCTGAAAGGGCTCTGCGAGCCGCTGCCGTTCTTCCCCGAGACCTCGTACGAAGTTGCCACCAACCCGGGAAAAAGCGAGAAACTGTTGTCGATATGGAACGGCTACCAGAGCGGCAAAATCAGACACAAGGGGGAGCGCGAACGGGAGCGAGCCTTTGACCTGTTCTTTGGCGCGCTGCCGCCGGAAGATCTGTTTGCCTCGCCCGGGTTCCGCGAGATTGCCCAGGCGGTTTACCAGCCGTTATTCGCTTCCCTGGCAAAGGAAAACCGTTGA